One window from the genome of Pyrus communis chromosome 16, drPyrComm1.1, whole genome shotgun sequence encodes:
- the LOC137719391 gene encoding uncharacterized protein — translation MGEKEKKISNNKNKKQKHQHPNDQNTKTASDFSFKPSSDVKGLRFGGQFVVKSFTIRRARPLELFQLLSFPPSKPSNNKLPFPSTTAFLPTNFTILAHHAWHTLTLGLGTKTSKVVLFVFETEGMKAAVDRLWPLEIPLGEVNKRLIRGLSGCEMARFKFRKGCITFYVYAVRQVGNLGFSSADDLRTILQSVVALQDFLDHTAMLAMPNQRSISYANAHPVAMAH, via the coding sequence atgggagagaaagagaagaagatcagtaacaacaagaacaagaagCAAAAACATCAACACCCAAATgaccaaaacacaaaaacagcctCAGATTTCTCATTCAAGCCAAGCTCTGATGTCAAGGGCCTGCGGTTTGGAGGCCAGTTCGTCGTCAAATCCTTCACAATCCGGCGAGCAAGGCCACTGGAGCTTTTCCAACTCCTTTCTTTCCCACCCAGCAAACCCAGCAACAATAAGCTTCCGTTTCCTTCCACCACAGCTTTTCTCCCCACAAACTTCACAATCTTGGCGCACCACGCCTGGCACACCCTCACATTAGGCCTCGGCACCAAGACGTCCAAGGTGGTTCTCTTCGTTTTCGAAACAGAGGGCATGAAGGCCGCCGTGGACCGCCTTTGGCCGCTGGAAATCCCACTTGGGGAAGTGAACAAGCGGCTCATCAGAGGGCTGAGTGGTTGTGAGATGGCTCGATTTAAATTTAGAAAAGGGTGCATTACCTTTTATGTGTATGCAGTTAGGCAAGTTGGAAACTTGGGTTTCTCAAGTGCTGATGATCTCAGAACAATTTTGCAGTCTGTAGTGGCGCTTCAAGATTTCTTGGATCACACTGCTATGCTTGCCATGCCTAACCAGAGATCCATTAGCTATGCAAATGCTCATCCCGTGGCCATGGCTCACTAG